The window CATCGCGGCGCGGCCCGAACTGGCAGGTCGGCGCTCCCTGTTCGTCGACCTGCCCGGACACGGCATCAGCGACAGGCCGGAACACTTCGGCTACACCCTGGACGACCACGCCAACGCGCTGGCCGCGGCGCTGGTCGAGGCAGGCGCCACCGGCGCGGAACTGATCGCCCACAGCATGGGCGGATCCGTCGCCATCGTGCTCGCGCATCGGCGGCCCGACCTCGTCTCACGACTGGTCCTGACCGAGGCCAACCTCGATCCGCGTCCTCCCGTCACCGCGGGCAGCAGCGGAATCGCCTCCTACGAAGAGGACGAGTACGTCGACGGCGGCCACGCGCGCGTGCTGGAGAAGGTCGGCCCCCAGTGGGCGGCGACCATGCGGCTCGCCGACCCGCGTGCCCTCCATCGCACCGCCACCGGACTCTTCCGCGGCTCGAACCCCACGATGCGCCGCATGCTCGAAGACCTGACGATCGACCGGGTCTATCTGCAAGGCGAACTCAGCGGTGAACTCAAGGGCAGGGAAGCCCTGGAGGACGCCGGAGTGCGGGTGGTGACGGTGCCCCGCGCGGGGCACAACATCATGTTCGACGACCCTGCCGCTTTCGCCGCCGCGGTCGCTGGAACGGCCTGAGGGCGACGCGACGACCTGAGTCTGACGG is drawn from Streptomyces liliifuscus and contains these coding sequences:
- a CDS encoding alpha/beta fold hydrolase, yielding MKQAEFDGKGNCVRWTETPGDDPARVYVHGLGAASTVYHAHIAARPELAGRRSLFVDLPGHGISDRPEHFGYTLDDHANALAAALVEAGATGAELIAHSMGGSVAIVLAHRRPDLVSRLVLTEANLDPRPPVTAGSSGIASYEEDEYVDGGHARVLEKVGPQWAATMRLADPRALHRTATGLFRGSNPTMRRMLEDLTIDRVYLQGELSGELKGREALEDAGVRVVTVPRAGHNIMFDDPAAFAAAVAGTA